The Sinomonas sp. P10A9 genome includes a window with the following:
- the aroC gene encoding chorismate synthase encodes MLRWLTAGESHGPALVGILEGLPAGVALTSEDIRQALARRRLGYGRGARMKFEQDAVTIVGGVRHGRTQGGPVAVEVGNTEWPKWEQTMAADPVDPTELEGQARNAPLTRPRPGHADFTGMQKYGFDEARPVLERASARETAARVALGTVAAAFLRELGIELVSHTTQIAGVAVPEDASVPLPSDVAALDADPLRCFHAETSRAMVAEVDAAHKEGETLGGVVEVLAYGLPPGLGSYVHWDRRLDARLAGALMGIQAIKGVEVGDGFRTAARRGSAAHDEIVRDENGKIVRSTNRAGGIEGGMSIGDVLRVRAAMKPIATVPRALRTIDVSTGESAKAHHQRSDVCAVPAAGVVAEAMVALVLAQAVLEKFGGDSVAETRRNLESFVASIPPALDSVAG; translated from the coding sequence ATGTTGCGTTGGTTGACTGCCGGTGAGTCTCATGGCCCGGCACTCGTTGGCATCCTCGAAGGGCTCCCCGCGGGCGTGGCGCTCACCAGCGAGGACATCCGTCAGGCCCTCGCGAGGCGCCGCCTCGGCTATGGCCGCGGCGCCAGGATGAAGTTCGAGCAGGACGCTGTCACGATCGTGGGCGGCGTGCGCCACGGCAGGACCCAGGGCGGGCCCGTCGCCGTCGAGGTGGGCAACACCGAGTGGCCGAAGTGGGAGCAGACCATGGCGGCCGACCCTGTCGATCCCACCGAGCTCGAGGGTCAGGCGCGCAATGCCCCGCTCACGCGTCCACGTCCCGGGCACGCAGACTTCACCGGAATGCAGAAATACGGGTTCGACGAGGCCCGTCCTGTGCTCGAGCGCGCCTCCGCCCGCGAGACGGCTGCCCGGGTGGCACTCGGCACCGTGGCGGCGGCCTTCCTGAGGGAGCTCGGGATCGAGCTCGTCAGCCACACGACCCAGATCGCGGGGGTCGCCGTCCCCGAGGACGCGTCCGTTCCGCTGCCCTCGGACGTCGCCGCACTCGACGCCGACCCGCTCCGCTGCTTTCACGCCGAGACCTCTCGGGCGATGGTCGCCGAAGTCGACGCTGCCCACAAGGAGGGCGAGACCCTCGGCGGCGTCGTCGAGGTGCTGGCCTACGGCCTTCCGCCGGGCCTCGGCAGCTACGTCCACTGGGACCGCCGGCTCGACGCACGCCTCGCCGGCGCGCTCATGGGCATCCAGGCCATCAAGGGCGTCGAGGTCGGGGACGGCTTCCGCACCGCGGCCCGCCGCGGCTCGGCCGCGCATGACGAGATCGTGCGCGATGAGAACGGCAAGATCGTCCGCTCGACGAATCGGGCAGGCGGGATCGAGGGCGGCATGAGCATCGGCGATGTCCTGCGCGTCCGCGCGGCCATGAAGCCAATTGCGACCGTTCCCCGCGCCCTCCGCACTATCGACGTGTCCACGGGGGAGTCCGCCAAGGCCCACCACCAGCGCTCGGACGTCTGCGCGGTGCCGGCCGCCGGTGTGGTTGCCGAGGCCATGGTGGCCCTCGTGCTCGCCCAGGCCGTCCTCGAGAAGTTCGGCGGCGACTCGGTCGCCGAGACGCGTCGGAACCTCGAATCCTTCGTTGCCTCCATTCCGCCTGCCCTCGACTCGGTGGCCGGATGA
- a CDS encoding shikimate dehydrogenase family protein, with translation MTPEPVTHLRAAVLGHPIGHSKSPALHRAAYGLLGVDMEYGSFDLTEAQLPGFAGRVRSEPCWRGLSVTMPLKAAFVPLVDRLEGLAASLGVLNTVVVEEGSGGPVLVGYNTDVAGITESFRHAGLARAHDPVVVGAGNTALAAVAALRGLGANRIEFLVRNASRSGVAASLAERLGLSVTVSPIDAGAARLSAADAVVSTLPPRAADGLAARLAGVAPTHDGARRVLLDVAYDPWPSQLGEAWEARGGRVLHGLEMLVYQAVEQIVLFTGREDARSAAVIDVMCDSVGVPRRTA, from the coding sequence GTGACGCCAGAACCAGTGACACACCTGCGTGCCGCTGTCCTCGGCCATCCGATCGGCCATTCGAAGTCACCGGCGCTGCACCGCGCCGCGTACGGGCTGCTCGGCGTGGACATGGAATATGGGTCATTCGACCTGACAGAGGCGCAGCTTCCCGGGTTCGCAGGACGCGTGCGGTCCGAGCCATGCTGGCGCGGCCTCTCCGTGACGATGCCGCTCAAGGCCGCGTTTGTCCCGCTCGTCGACCGGCTCGAAGGCCTCGCCGCCAGCCTCGGCGTGCTCAACACCGTTGTGGTCGAGGAGGGCAGCGGCGGCCCCGTGCTCGTCGGGTACAACACGGACGTTGCCGGCATCACGGAGTCGTTCCGCCACGCCGGCCTCGCCCGCGCCCACGATCCCGTCGTGGTCGGGGCGGGCAACACCGCCCTTGCGGCCGTCGCAGCGCTCCGGGGGCTGGGCGCGAACCGCATCGAGTTCCTCGTTCGGAACGCCTCCCGCTCAGGGGTTGCCGCCTCGCTCGCGGAGAGGCTCGGCCTGAGCGTCACCGTCTCCCCGATCGATGCCGGAGCCGCGCGCCTGAGTGCGGCAGACGCCGTCGTGAGCACCCTGCCTCCGCGCGCGGCGGACGGCCTGGCCGCACGGCTGGCGGGCGTTGCCCCTACGCACGACGGCGCGCGGCGTGTCCTGCTCGACGTCGCGTACGACCCGTGGCCGAGCCAGCTCGGCGAGGCCTGGGAGGCCAGAGGCGGCCGCGTGCTGCACGGCCTCGAGATGCTCGTGTACCAGGCGGTCGAGCAGATCGTGCTGTTCACGGGACGAGAGGATGCGCGCTCGGCCGCCGTCATAGATGTGATGTGTGACTCAGTGGGCGTACCCCGGCGCACCGCGTAG
- the mltG gene encoding endolytic transglycosylase MltG, translating to MGEGTGQHGIHGRRRARSFETAPAPADLASAAKASVAPGDAASLQPTSAAMGWGSYPPSAGSGSPAYSPPSPVALADAGAPSILPTPVPAGRTAAVEAFPALSEREDSSFAAPSSEPAASPGSPVEPAATAYFPAVPEAQPATRPVRRVPASEDAPIVRNVFPAAAQAFARDSAIAVAEPEPEHATVHPWDTYNDTYHEPALAEPADLHEDLPPLDSAHYAHPAEETHPFDDSHAVFGDPVVAKAAPRRRRRFRVIIGLTLALALFVGAVLLGVQFLKPILGLDKVKDFPGPGTGSVVVTVQPGSGPAAVASTLEKQDVIADSATFLKAFAAAGGSLHPGDYTFKKEMTSAAAAQILTGSSNDKVIYFALNAGMRVGESLDAIAQAASVNRKDLDALNAKPVDFGLPAKAKSLEGYLAPGEYRFPVGTSAKDILTKLVSTTLDTLKAAGVTDPDKQYDVLTVASIVQAEGGQADYGNVAGAIYNRLKPNPETNGLIQSDATVTYGLGKKSYHITDAEKADASNPYNTYQHTGLPAGPIGSPGTKALNAAANPTPNNYLYWVTVNLDTGETKFSSTYAQHQIYAQQYQQWCQANAGKCQ from the coding sequence GTGGGCGAGGGAACTGGCCAGCACGGCATCCACGGACGGCGTCGCGCGCGGAGCTTCGAGACTGCGCCGGCGCCTGCGGACCTGGCGTCGGCGGCTAAGGCGTCCGTGGCGCCGGGCGACGCGGCCTCGCTGCAGCCGACTTCGGCCGCAATGGGCTGGGGTTCCTACCCGCCCTCGGCTGGATCGGGCTCGCCGGCCTATTCCCCGCCGTCTCCCGTCGCGCTGGCCGACGCCGGAGCGCCGTCGATCCTCCCCACGCCGGTCCCCGCAGGGCGGACCGCTGCCGTCGAGGCCTTCCCCGCGCTGTCTGAGCGGGAAGACTCTTCCTTCGCTGCGCCGTCGTCCGAGCCTGCAGCCTCTCCCGGCAGTCCGGTCGAGCCCGCCGCGACCGCCTACTTCCCGGCCGTGCCGGAAGCCCAGCCTGCGACCCGGCCAGTGAGACGCGTTCCGGCATCGGAGGACGCTCCCATTGTGCGCAACGTCTTCCCTGCCGCCGCCCAGGCCTTCGCCCGAGACTCGGCCATCGCGGTCGCCGAACCCGAGCCCGAGCATGCGACCGTGCACCCCTGGGACACGTACAACGACACGTACCACGAGCCGGCATTGGCGGAGCCGGCGGATCTGCACGAGGATCTTCCTCCGCTCGACTCGGCCCACTATGCCCACCCGGCGGAGGAGACCCATCCGTTCGATGACTCCCATGCCGTCTTCGGCGACCCTGTTGTCGCGAAGGCTGCGCCCCGTCGACGGCGCCGGTTCCGCGTGATCATCGGCCTGACCCTCGCCCTCGCGCTGTTCGTGGGCGCCGTGCTGCTGGGCGTCCAATTCCTCAAACCGATCCTTGGTTTGGACAAGGTCAAGGACTTCCCGGGACCGGGCACCGGCTCGGTCGTCGTGACCGTGCAGCCGGGCTCGGGGCCGGCCGCCGTCGCCAGCACGCTCGAGAAGCAGGATGTCATCGCGGACTCCGCGACGTTCCTCAAGGCGTTCGCCGCCGCGGGAGGCAGCCTCCACCCGGGCGACTACACCTTCAAGAAGGAGATGACCTCTGCCGCGGCCGCCCAGATCCTGACGGGCTCATCCAACGACAAGGTCATCTACTTCGCCCTCAATGCCGGCATGCGGGTAGGCGAGTCCCTCGACGCCATCGCCCAGGCCGCTTCGGTGAACCGGAAGGACCTCGACGCGCTGAACGCCAAACCCGTGGACTTCGGGCTGCCGGCCAAGGCGAAGAGCCTCGAGGGCTATCTGGCACCGGGGGAGTACAGATTCCCTGTCGGAACGTCTGCCAAGGACATCCTCACCAAGCTGGTCTCCACGACGCTTGACACGCTCAAGGCCGCGGGAGTCACGGATCCGGACAAGCAGTATGACGTCCTCACGGTGGCCAGCATTGTCCAGGCCGAAGGCGGGCAGGCCGACTACGGAAACGTGGCGGGGGCAATCTACAACCGCCTCAAGCCGAACCCGGAGACCAACGGACTCATCCAGTCGGACGCCACGGTTACCTACGGCCTCGGCAAGAAGAGCTACCACATCACCGATGCGGAGAAGGCGGACGCAAGCAACCCGTACAACACGTACCAGCACACCGGGCTGCCCGCAGGGCCTATCGGTTCGCCGGGCACGAAGGCGCTCAATGCCGCCGCGAACCCCACGCCCAACAACTACCTGTACTGGGTCACCGTGAATCTGGACACCGGCGAGACGAAGTTCTCTTCGACGTACGCGCAGCACCAGATCTACGCCCAGCAGTACCAGCAGTGGTGCCAGGCCAACGCGGGGAAGTGCCAGTGA
- the ruvX gene encoding Holliday junction resolvase RuvX: MISPELSENTFPRGVRLAVDVGSVRVGVAVCDADGILPTPLKTLSRDPKRNSDIKVLVKEAAVRGVVEVYVGLPRTLAGREAESATMARRYAENLAAALGEAGLECPVRLVDERFTTVEAHRNLRAAGMDSREHRRVVDQVAAVGILQHALDMIRGRGDAGALVDIPTLTGGDLGSNETDVRG, translated from the coding sequence ATGATTTCCCCCGAGCTTTCAGAGAACACCTTCCCGCGCGGCGTCAGGCTTGCCGTGGACGTGGGTTCGGTGCGCGTCGGCGTTGCAGTGTGCGACGCCGACGGCATCCTGCCGACGCCGCTGAAGACCCTGAGCCGCGACCCCAAGCGGAACAGCGACATCAAGGTCCTGGTCAAGGAAGCCGCGGTGCGCGGCGTTGTCGAGGTCTATGTCGGCCTCCCGCGAACCCTTGCCGGCCGTGAGGCCGAATCCGCGACGATGGCACGGCGGTATGCAGAGAACCTGGCTGCGGCGCTGGGCGAGGCTGGCCTCGAGTGTCCCGTGCGCCTCGTCGACGAGCGCTTCACAACCGTTGAAGCCCACCGAAACCTGCGTGCCGCTGGCATGGATTCCCGCGAGCATCGTAGAGTGGTGGACCAAGTGGCAGCCGTCGGCATACTCCAGCATGCGCTGGATATGATCCGAGGCCGAGGAGACGCGGGGGCTCTGGTGGACATCCCCACTCTCACGGGTGGGGACCTCGGTAGCAACGAGACAGATGTGAGAGGCTAA
- the alaS gene encoding alanine--tRNA ligase — MKSQEITRRWIDYFVSKGHTAVPSASLVSPDPSILFTIAGMVPFIPYLTAREEPPFPRATSVQKCIRTADIEEVGKTARHGTFFQMCGNFSFGDYFKEDAIKFAYELLTKSVDDGGYGLPSEKLWVTVYEDDDDAADLWLRDTGIPAGRIQRMGKSDNYWSTGQPGPAGPCSEIYYDRGPAYGPDGGPAVDDTRYIEIWNLVFMQYQIENVSSKIEFDIVGELPKKNIDTGLGMERLAMILQGVENMYETDQVRPVIDKAAELAGKTYTSAESDADPHHADDVRMRVVADHVRSALMLIADGVTPSNEGRGYVLRRLIRRAVRAMRLLGVEKPVMPELLPVSRDAMKGVYPVVANDFDRIGRIAYGEERAFLRTIAAGTARLDEAVTASKAAGSQLSGEEAFALHDTYGFPIDLTLEMAEEAGVTVDEPGFRALMEEQRQRARKDAKEKKSGHADLTLFQELHTAGDTVFTGYTELEGESRIRGLIATGSRVDRATAGEEVEIILEESPFYAEAGGQAADRGLISGDGFLVEVLDVQRPIKGLSVHKAVVREGELSADAVVRTVVDRERRHAAEQAHTATHLVHAALRQILGPEAVQRGSFNKAGYLRFDFAWGEQLSGAARSEIEEVANLAIRDNFSVNTAEMPFAEAKAAGAMALFGENYGSRVRVVEINGPWSMELCGGTHVDQTALIGSLTLLGEQSVGSGNRRVEAYVGLDAFRHQAAERALVSELSEMFKVPSGQLTERISATLEKLKTAEKELERLRKEKLAASAAALVGTAKDVAGVRLITHDAGQLGSADELRGLALDLRAQLGDSPAAVAVAGVAKGRPAVLVATNEQARATGVKAGALVRIAAGILGGGGGGKDDVAQGGGTDPAKIVEALGAIATAVAQR; from the coding sequence ATGAAGTCGCAGGAGATCACCCGACGCTGGATCGACTACTTCGTCAGCAAGGGACACACCGCGGTGCCTTCGGCGTCGCTCGTCTCGCCGGATCCGTCGATCCTCTTCACGATCGCTGGCATGGTGCCGTTCATCCCGTACCTCACGGCCCGCGAGGAACCGCCGTTTCCGCGTGCCACGAGTGTCCAGAAGTGCATCCGCACCGCTGACATCGAGGAAGTGGGCAAGACGGCCCGTCACGGCACGTTCTTCCAGATGTGCGGCAACTTCTCCTTCGGCGACTACTTCAAGGAAGACGCGATCAAGTTCGCGTACGAGCTCTTGACGAAGAGCGTCGACGACGGCGGTTACGGGCTTCCCTCCGAGAAGCTCTGGGTGACGGTCTACGAGGATGACGACGACGCCGCCGACCTCTGGCTCAGGGACACCGGAATCCCGGCTGGGCGCATCCAGCGCATGGGCAAGAGTGACAACTACTGGTCTACCGGCCAGCCCGGTCCGGCCGGTCCCTGCTCTGAGATCTACTACGATCGCGGCCCCGCCTACGGCCCCGACGGCGGCCCTGCCGTGGACGACACCCGCTACATCGAGATCTGGAACCTCGTGTTCATGCAGTACCAGATCGAGAATGTTTCATCGAAGATCGAGTTCGACATTGTCGGCGAGCTTCCGAAGAAGAACATCGACACGGGCCTCGGCATGGAGCGTCTCGCGATGATCCTCCAGGGCGTGGAGAACATGTACGAGACGGACCAAGTGCGGCCCGTCATCGACAAGGCCGCCGAACTGGCCGGCAAGACGTACACCTCCGCCGAGTCCGACGCCGACCCGCACCACGCCGACGACGTCCGGATGCGCGTCGTGGCCGACCACGTCCGCAGCGCCCTCATGCTCATCGCCGACGGCGTCACGCCGTCCAACGAGGGCCGCGGGTACGTGCTTCGCCGTCTGATCCGCCGGGCAGTCCGCGCCATGCGGCTGCTCGGGGTCGAGAAGCCCGTGATGCCGGAGCTGCTTCCCGTCTCGCGTGACGCCATGAAGGGCGTCTACCCGGTGGTCGCGAACGACTTCGACCGGATCGGCCGCATCGCCTACGGCGAGGAGCGGGCCTTCCTTCGCACAATCGCGGCGGGCACTGCCCGTCTCGACGAGGCTGTGACGGCTTCGAAGGCGGCTGGCTCCCAGCTCTCGGGCGAGGAGGCCTTCGCCCTCCACGACACGTATGGCTTCCCGATCGACCTCACGCTCGAGATGGCCGAAGAGGCCGGCGTCACGGTCGACGAGCCGGGCTTCCGTGCCCTCATGGAGGAGCAGCGCCAGCGCGCCCGGAAGGACGCCAAGGAGAAGAAGTCCGGCCACGCCGACCTCACGCTGTTCCAAGAACTCCACACGGCCGGGGACACGGTCTTCACGGGCTACACGGAACTCGAAGGCGAGTCGCGCATCCGCGGCCTCATCGCCACCGGATCGCGCGTCGACCGCGCAACGGCGGGCGAGGAGGTCGAGATCATCCTCGAGGAGTCCCCGTTCTACGCCGAGGCCGGCGGGCAGGCAGCAGACCGCGGCCTCATCAGCGGTGACGGCTTCCTCGTCGAGGTCCTCGACGTCCAGCGCCCCATCAAGGGGCTGAGCGTCCACAAGGCCGTGGTGCGCGAAGGCGAACTGAGCGCCGACGCGGTCGTGCGCACGGTCGTCGACAGGGAGCGCCGTCACGCCGCCGAGCAGGCTCACACGGCCACGCACCTCGTCCACGCGGCCCTGCGCCAGATTCTGGGCCCGGAGGCCGTGCAGCGCGGCTCGTTCAACAAGGCGGGCTACCTGCGTTTCGACTTCGCGTGGGGCGAGCAGCTCTCCGGCGCCGCGAGGAGCGAAATCGAGGAAGTCGCGAACCTCGCGATCCGGGACAACTTCTCGGTGAACACTGCCGAGATGCCCTTCGCCGAGGCCAAGGCCGCCGGCGCCATGGCGCTCTTCGGCGAGAACTACGGCTCTCGCGTGCGCGTCGTCGAGATCAACGGACCCTGGTCCATGGAGCTGTGCGGCGGTACCCACGTGGACCAGACCGCGCTCATCGGCAGCCTCACGCTGCTCGGCGAGCAGTCAGTCGGATCGGGCAACCGCCGTGTCGAGGCCTACGTAGGCCTCGATGCCTTCCGCCACCAGGCCGCTGAGCGAGCCCTCGTGTCCGAGCTGAGCGAGATGTTCAAGGTTCCCTCCGGCCAGCTCACCGAGCGCATCTCCGCGACTCTCGAGAAGCTCAAGACCGCCGAGAAGGAACTTGAGCGCCTTCGCAAGGAGAAGCTCGCGGCCTCAGCGGCCGCCCTGGTCGGCACCGCGAAGGATGTCGCTGGCGTTCGCCTCATCACGCACGACGCCGGGCAGCTCGGTTCCGCCGATGAGCTCCGTGGGCTCGCCCTCGACCTCCGGGCCCAACTCGGAGACAGCCCGGCAGCGGTGGCTGTTGCCGGCGTCGCCAAGGGCCGGCCAGCGGTCCTGGTCGCGACCAACGAACAGGCGCGGGCTACCGGTGTGAAGGCTGGGGCGCTCGTGCGGATCGCGGCCGGGATCCTCGGCGGCGGCGGAGGCGGCAAGGACGACGTCGCACAGGGGGGCGGGACCGACCCGGCCAAGATCGTGGAGGCGCTGGGGGCGATCGCGACGGCTGTCGCGCAGCGCTGA
- a CDS encoding DUF948 domain-containing protein, with the protein MSGGDIAGLIAAGVFAVLVALLAVPILKLGKVLDELRGSIRTLADGATPLMDEVTMTVSTTHEQLKKVDGIASNVSDTTANVSALSSLIAATVGSPLVKVAAFSYGVRSAFAQGSKAPRRSGRRSR; encoded by the coding sequence GTGTCCGGAGGCGACATTGCAGGGCTCATTGCCGCGGGGGTCTTCGCCGTGCTGGTGGCGTTGCTCGCCGTGCCGATCCTGAAGCTCGGAAAGGTCCTCGACGAACTCCGCGGATCCATCCGGACCCTCGCGGACGGGGCCACACCGCTCATGGACGAGGTGACGATGACCGTCTCGACCACGCACGAGCAGCTCAAGAAGGTCGACGGGATTGCCTCCAACGTCTCGGATACGACGGCGAACGTCTCGGCGCTGTCCTCACTCATCGCCGCGACGGTGGGCTCGCCCCTCGTCAAGGTCGCGGCGTTCTCCTACGGAGTCCGTTCTGCCTTCGCCCAGGGCAGCAAGGCACCCCGTCGGTCGGGTCGCCGCAGCCGCTGA
- the rpsD gene encoding 30S ribosomal protein S4, producing MSSTRARRQTRLSRALGLALTPKAAKYMERRPYGPGEHGRARKKQDSDYAVRLREKQRLRAQYGIREAQMTRAFEEAKRTKGLTGENLIELLEMRLDALVLRAGFARTIAQARQMVVHRHIIVDGKRVDRPSFRVAEGQLISVHERSETMAPFQVAAAGAHRDVLPAVPGYLDVKLESLQARLVRRPKRSEVPVTCEEQLVVEYYAR from the coding sequence GTGTCTAGCACTCGTGCCCGCCGTCAGACGCGCCTCTCGCGCGCTCTCGGCCTCGCGCTCACTCCCAAGGCCGCCAAGTACATGGAGCGCCGCCCGTACGGCCCCGGTGAGCACGGCCGTGCCCGCAAGAAGCAGGACTCGGACTACGCAGTCCGCCTCCGCGAGAAGCAGCGCCTCCGCGCCCAGTACGGCATCCGCGAGGCGCAGATGACTCGCGCCTTCGAGGAGGCCAAGCGCACCAAGGGCCTCACGGGTGAGAACCTCATCGAGCTCCTCGAGATGCGCCTTGACGCCCTCGTGCTCCGTGCCGGCTTCGCCCGCACGATCGCCCAGGCCCGTCAGATGGTTGTGCACCGCCACATCATCGTGGACGGCAAGCGCGTTGACCGCCCGTCGTTCCGCGTCGCCGAGGGCCAGCTGATCAGCGTCCACGAGCGCTCCGAAACCATGGCGCCGTTCCAGGTGGCCGCTGCAGGTGCCCACCGCGACGTCCTCCCGGCCGTCCCGGGCTACCTCGATGTCAAGCTCGAGTCGCTCCAGGCCCGCCTCGTGCGCCGCCCGAAGCGCTCTGAGGTTCCCGTGACCTGCGAAGAGCAGCTCGTCGTCGAGTACTACGCCCGCTGA
- a CDS encoding replication-associated recombination protein A has product MEDLFGSVGVGGVGPDSDDESAPSAVSSERAAKAARDAQRSPLAVRLRPRSLDEVVGQQHLLGEGSPLRQLAAGAPSGALSVTGPTSVILWGPPGTGKTTLAHVIARGPGRKFVELSAITAGVKDVRRVMDEALTARDLHRTTTVLFLDEIHRFTKAQQDALLPGVENRWVVLVAATTENPSFSVVSPLLSRSLLLTLRPLTDEDIRGLVVRAVTDPRGLGGAVVLADDAADHLVRLAGGDARRALTALEAAAAVALGQTRGESEGDDASPVTIQVAHTEKAVDAHAVRYDRAGDMHYDVVSAFIKSIRGSDVDAALHYLARMVEAGEDPRFIARRIIISAAEDIGMADPTALQTAVAAAQAVQLIGMPEGRIVLAEAVVHLATAPKSNAAYMGINAAIADVRAGLGTGIPAHLRDAHYAGAERLGHGKGYQYSHDAQHSVARQQYPPDDLVGKDYYAPTANGSERELQARVERLRGIIRGS; this is encoded by the coding sequence ATGGAAGATCTGTTCGGATCAGTGGGCGTCGGCGGGGTGGGCCCCGACAGCGATGACGAGTCCGCGCCGTCGGCCGTCTCGAGCGAGCGCGCCGCGAAGGCCGCCCGCGATGCCCAGCGGAGTCCCCTCGCGGTGCGCTTGCGCCCGCGAAGCCTCGACGAGGTAGTGGGCCAGCAGCACCTGCTGGGGGAGGGGTCGCCCCTGCGGCAGCTCGCCGCGGGCGCGCCGAGCGGTGCGCTGTCCGTGACTGGACCGACGTCGGTGATCCTGTGGGGCCCTCCGGGGACCGGGAAGACAACGCTCGCGCACGTCATCGCCCGCGGCCCGGGCCGCAAGTTCGTCGAGCTCTCGGCGATCACCGCCGGCGTCAAGGACGTCCGGCGAGTCATGGACGAGGCGCTCACGGCCCGGGACCTGCACCGCACAACGACTGTGCTCTTCCTCGACGAGATCCACCGCTTCACGAAGGCCCAGCAGGACGCCCTCCTGCCCGGGGTGGAGAACCGCTGGGTGGTGCTCGTCGCGGCGACGACCGAGAACCCCTCCTTCAGCGTGGTCTCACCGCTGCTCTCACGCTCGCTCCTGCTCACGCTCAGGCCGCTGACTGACGAGGATATCCGCGGTCTCGTGGTCCGCGCGGTGACTGACCCGCGCGGGCTGGGCGGCGCCGTCGTGCTCGCGGACGACGCCGCGGATCACCTCGTGCGGCTCGCCGGCGGTGACGCCCGCCGCGCCCTGACCGCTCTCGAGGCAGCGGCCGCCGTCGCGCTCGGACAGACGAGGGGCGAGAGCGAGGGCGACGACGCCAGCCCCGTCACCATCCAGGTGGCGCATACCGAAAAGGCTGTCGATGCCCATGCCGTGCGGTACGACCGCGCAGGGGACATGCACTATGACGTGGTGAGCGCGTTCATCAAGTCGATCCGCGGCTCTGACGTCGACGCCGCACTGCATTATCTTGCCCGCATGGTCGAGGCAGGGGAGGACCCCCGGTTCATCGCGCGGCGCATCATCATTTCAGCGGCCGAGGATATCGGCATGGCGGACCCGACCGCGCTCCAGACGGCCGTCGCCGCGGCCCAGGCCGTGCAGCTCATCGGCATGCCCGAGGGCCGGATCGTGCTGGCCGAGGCGGTGGTCCACCTCGCGACGGCCCCGAAGTCCAACGCTGCGTATATGGGCATCAATGCGGCGATCGCGGATGTCCGGGCCGGCCTTGGCACCGGCATCCCCGCTCACCTGCGCGACGCCCACTATGCCGGGGCGGAACGCCTGGGCCACGGCAAGGGCTACCAGTACTCCCACGACGCCCAGCACTCCGTAGCGCGCCAGCAGTACCCGCCGGACGACCTCGTGGGGAAGGACTACTACGCTCCCACGGCGAATGGCTCTGAACGCGAGCTCCAGGCCCGGGTCGAGCGGCTGCGCGGCATCATCCGTGGCTCCTGA